The DNA sequence gttgtaaacaaaaacaaaacctacccTTTCAAAACGAGAAATCTTCATGGTTTTAAGCGTTGCAGCATCAAGCATCACAGGGGGTCCAAGCTCAAATACATTGCGAAGGAATTCATTTGTCTGAAATGAAGAGGTATATCAAATGTCCATTTCACTACAGTGAGTCTGACTACAGAAGTGATATGGCTATCTGAAATAAGAAGCTgagctttctgttttctcagtATGAAGTCTTCTCTAATGCCTTAAGTCCTAGGACCATGCAATGTAAAACTGTATATTTACTGCCTGGATGCATCTTGGATAGCGTGCTAACTTCAGAAGCCAACCTAGTCCTTTAATTCCACCCCACTCAATTAAACCAAGGGTGTCACTCACCTGCAAGTGGTACTGCATCCCTGATCCAAGAACCTCTTTAAACATGTCATAGGTATGTTTTTTGACCCAGCTATCAATATACATGCGCTCAGGACCAAATTTAACCGTTTCTGTTGGAAAATCCCGTTCCTATACAACAGAGGAGCCGAAATTATTACATGCCCTAAAATGACCCAAACACAATTCCTATTCTAAAAAAATACTGATATAAAGGGAACAGTACTTGAAACTGATACTTCTTTATCAAAGATGTGGTCAGGCTAGTAACTACTGTCtcagagcaagaaggaaggaacCCCAAGGAACTGTATAAACTTGATGACACAACTAATAAATTGGTAACAAAGCCACAATCTTAAGTATCCTAAAACTTCAAAAGGACTTAAGAGATGTGAAGAAAAGGTCAAGTGTTTCTATTGATGtaggatgggaggagagaggctgcCAAACAGAAAGACATGGCACAAGGCAAGGAGTAAACTGAGTCAATAGATGGACCCCTGGGACCTACAGGAGGAAGTAAAGATAAACAGGTCAACAGACACAGAAAAGTGAGAAAACAAGCAACCAGGAGTTCCAAGAAACCTCAGCTAGGTTTATTAAGAAGGCGAAGCCAGGTGCAGCAAGACATACCCATAATgccaggaaggctgaggcaagaagacaaAGTTCAATCACAACCTGGGTAAGATgtaagagaagggaagaggtgtGTTTCAGAGGCAGAGTGGTTCTGCCACAGCACCATTACACCATTTCTCGAGTAGACCAAGAGAAATGGGCATTGCCAGTGAAAATACAACTCACTGCCACAGGGATCCAAGAAACCTGAAGGGACATGTGCATTCCACAACTACCCAGTTCCTTTTCTCTAAACACATTAAGTAGAATGAAGTGAAGGAATATGAATTCTATCTAGGCTTACATAGCTTGTTACTTAGCAAGTAAGTAACCTCTTTGAATCTATTCTGTGGCCTAAAAAATGGAGCGACCTATCAGTTGGTTATTATAGGTTTGAGAGCATGTTTATGAAGTAACATCCTAGTAgtcaaaaatatattctatattcttgCAACCTTTGTAGTTTCAAGGAACATTTAAACCTCAGAGCTTACTTCACAATCATGCTCTGTAAACTTCTTCTAAGCCCttatcctttcctccttcctaaaGATAACTAAGCCCTTCTGCTTCCTAGCTCAAGAATTCccatctttccctttctcttctccctcttccccacttGCTCTctctatttgtatgtgtacacacacttgcTGTGTgcacttggaggccagagggcaacaaATGTCGGTCCTTATCCCATCTTCCACCTTGGCTGAGACCAGGATTTCTCATTTTGTTCACTGTGTAAAACAGGctggctggcccatgagcttctaGATtctactgtctctgtgtcccatcTCACTGCAGGAGCACTGGGACTATAGGTATTTGCTAACTGTAGGTTCTGGCAATTCAAATGCAGGTCCTCAAACGTGCATAGCAGATGCTTTctcattaagccatctctccaaccccatttatattttcaaactttttttatGATTCCCTCTTCCATACTTTTACTAGTAACACAAAACCGAACAAAACTACTAGCTATTTAATATCATGCTAGCTGCCAGTTCTGCCTTCTTTAGTCCTGTAGCCATGCCTGTTAACAGATATTGGGGGCACATCTCTTATCTCCCCCCATCAAATTCTAACCCACTGACCTGGCTTTTCTCCCAATGCATCATGGTCTAGCTTAAATCCTCATATACTCATCAAGTTGACTGACTCCTGAATAGTCATCTATTGTAAAAACAGCCCCAGTTTTACAACAAACTCTTCTTACCAACCATCCAAAAGCAGTTAGGTCTTGAACTTCAAGAGACTGCCCTCATCCATCCTAAAGCTCATCTCAACCAAGCAGACTAACATGAGAGAGGCTCGGAAATCAATGACTGCCATGTGGCCTCTGTAAGATCCTAGGTTTTGTTATTTTGGAATTTTAGCACCTAGTCTTCCCAGACATCACAGACACTTACGGGCAACATTATACCGAAGCTTAAGAAGCATACAGAATCTTGGTCTCATTCACAGAATTCTGATGTGAGACATAAGGTAAGATGCTGCCAACCACAGatctctttattttttgtctCCAGTGTGATATAAAATTCAGAGCTTCACATCTGCTAGGGACACTCTCCAACCAAACAGTGCCTTCAGTCCTCGTTACCCTACAGTAAGTGCTTCTGCTTTCCAGGAATTCTTCCCCTATACTGTGGCGGGAGGTAAAGGCTTGACATCAAGGTTTCCATGTAAGCATTCACCAGGCCCAGCCCAGCTTAGCTTCTCAGATGCAGCTTCACAAAGGAGCCAGCTCTTCCCTACACTGTTAAGTCCCTGCTCTGCGGTTTAAATGAGGAAATAGCTTTGGGCTAGAGTGAAAATCAAGCAACAAAACGATGTAGGTGTTTGCTCGAGCCTCTCATTTCAGTGAGCTGCTGGCTGTGCTGGCACTGAAGAGCCCTACCTCCACGGCCCTCAGGACATCTCTGAAGACAGACCGCTGCTTTCTCTTGTCCACTTTGGCACGGTGTTTATTTCCATCTGTAGCCAGAGCCCGGAGCATCTGGGTCAAAGAATCCATATCTTCATAAAAAAAGTCCTGACCaaggaaatagattttatttcACTTACTTTTCATCTTTTACATCTTCTAGAATCGACAAAAAACATACCAGTTGTATAAAGCAACACAATTTTTCTGTTTATGGAGATTTGTGCACATATAAACAGGCAGATATTATGCAAAAATTCAACTACAGAACTGCTAACTACAAAATACAACAAAGCACCACTCTCCTTCTGAGTATGACTAGCTGCCCTAGAGAAGCACTGGGATGTGCACAGGACCTCGGTGTCTAAAGTTCCATGAGATGGATGTGCCAGCAGCATCTATTCTGGATACCTGACCACTCGAGGTCTAACACACAACCACTTTTATTTCAGAGGTGCAAGTTAATCAGCAGTGCTTTTTCAGATGATATGGTTTCTATTTATGGCCACTGTCTCTAATAAGCAATAAGATGCAACAAGAAACATGGTTCAGTAATTAAATTTAAGACAAAAAGTTACTTCCAATCacttctgggggaggggagtgatACAAACTTGAAACCAATGTGATATTCttgcttttaatcttttaatgTCTCAACTTGATTTAAATTCTGGTATTTCTGATAGCTGTAACTCTTCTAATATTTTCCAACATGTTCCAATCCAACCTAAGCCTCTCTTATATGCCACACCTACCAGTAAGAcatctaatatataataatataaactattAAACTAGACCAAAGTTATaatatctttatatttaaataccAAAATTTGATTGTATCCTAAATTAATATCATTTTACTTCTAAAAAGCAAATAGTTCAAGGACTGCTAATTTTCCACTGAAATTTTATCAATttgttctcttacttttttttcttggttctcttactttttaaagaatatatgaaGAAGTTTTCAGATCTGTAAAGACAAGCCAAATTTGAGGGATCCAATATATTATCTTAATTGGATCCAAGTACTGCAAACCCCAGTCAATGATTCTCAGCTGTGGAAGACTGTACCTCCTAGAGTCACACTGGCTTTGTCTGGAGATATTTTTGGTTGTCATCTTAGGGAAAGTGGTATTGTCACCTAGTGGGTAGACTCTAGCAAGGGATACAGCTAAATACCTACAGCATACTAGAAGCCTTATCAGGCTCCTAACAGCAGCAGTGCCAAGGCTGAGAAACTCCAATATACAGTCTACACAATGACAAAAATTCAATCTAAGGACAGCTGGTGAATCACTAAGCTCAACACTATTAAGCCTTGGAAATACAAATGCCTAACATAAAAGGTTCCATAAAGTAAACaagcataaaaaaagaaaatacaaaacactcAACAAAGGCATCCAATAAACAATGTCAAAATCCTACTTCTTCCAGCTTAGGATATATAATAAACTGACACTCTTGTCCAAACAAAAAAACGGGCTCTTAAGATATAAACAAGTCAGTCATCACTTTAACACAATTTAATAGGATAGAATTAGGGCAAACTGAAGTTGTAAGAAAATTCTCGGTGAGTATAGCTTGGGGCAAAAAGTTTGACATCACCGAAGGTAACTACTCAAAGCAGTACTTCTGTACAAAAACATTAGTGCTATAAAAATGAAGCAagctggtctggagagatggctcagcggttaacactgactgctcttccagaggtcctgagttcaattcccagcaaccacatggtgccttcAAAACCTTCTGTAATGGAAAcgtatgccctcttctggtgtgtctgaagacagctacagtgtaatcatacacataaaataaataaatattaaagaagcagcagcagcaagcaagCTGGGTCCTAGCCACCTGCCTaaactttattatataaaaattatagccCATAATAGTATGTAGGCAAACacctgtctagaaaaccatctgGAAAGCTCACACTAGAGAATTTGATCCCTCCCCATTTCACAAGAGCTAAACATGACCCCTAAAATAGTTTTACTCTGTCCTACTTCAGCACAAAGACTTTCCTACTTCACTTTTGTTAAAGAATGGACATTTCACACTGGGTCAAGTTTCCTATCTACAAAGGCAAGAAAGAATGCCGAACTGCTCTTTTGAGAGCATGTAAGTATCAGACTTAGCCCCAAGGAGCTTTAGTTGCTGAATTAACCTTTTGTCTCATTATATATTGTGTAGCATCTCCTCTGTGCGGTGAGatgaaaaagaacagagagaactgGGGAATACTACAATCTGATCTGCTTCCCTGCTATTATGTTTTGAACCAGAATATCACATGGCCTCTGTTATTTTATAGAAGATGTTGCTGAAAAGAAGCCAATCTAATCCAATTGACATTTAATATAAAAGGCTGCTTTACCCAACATCGTCACCATCATTTTTCCACTTTAAAGATGAGGACACTACTGAGAAATAGAAGCTATCCAAGATCAACTAGCAAGGGTGACAGGAAAGTGCCCGGGCAGCATGGCTCCAGAGTCCATTGCTTCCCATACAGATATACAGCAAGCACATAGTAAGCTGGTACAGCAATCGAAGGAGTAATAATTTCTACAACTTTAAATACTCATATCTAACCAACTAATTCACCAGCTAACATGTTTAATCTTGCATTCCTCTACTGGGTAGAAATGGCAGTTCCCTTTAACTCTATTTGGAATGCATcttaaaagtgaaataataatGTACTTTtagtttaaattacattttaagttttattcctATCTCCAAGGTTCAAGAAAAATTCACCATACTGTGTAATAACCAGGTCAAGAGTACCACAGAACAATTATGTTAGCAAAAACTTAATAATTAAATACTTATTTGCTATAAGTTATTTTAAATCTGCCTATGTAATTAATCAACCTGCTTTAACTTTCTTGCAGTACTAGGACCTTGGTCCCACttagcaagtgctctaccacaaaGCTGTACCTATTACCTTGATCTCATTAACTTTAAACACTGTAACtacccacatttttaaaagtttatttaaagaaaatctgaaaaaaagGTTCTATTTGTAACTCATTTTATTGCTGTCCTTTGGCAACTACTTACATCACAAACTAAACATACCTAGATGTGTTACCCTATACATTTTATTAAGTCAGAGAACAAAAAGTATTTACGTagtaaaacttaaaatgtaatttaaattgaAATTACATTATCACTTCATTTTAAGATGCATTCCAAAGAGTTAAAGGAAACTCCCATTTCTAGCCAGCAGAGGAATGTCAAGATTAAACCTGGGACATCTATTTCTGTGTCTAGTTAAAAGTCATCAATTAACTCAGTAAAATGAATTGACTGTTAAATTTGAGTCCAATTACTTTTCACATAACAGGATCCTTGGCTGCTCACAGCTTTAGTTTACTGTCATTCTTAGCTGCTACCTTCCTGATGAAAGTGAGAGGGCTGCTAACCCCTTCACATGGATTGAATATTAAAAGCATAAACATCTGAGATTCAACCTAAATGAAAAGTAAAGGCCTAAAAAAGCTACAGTCTACAACACCATAATGCTATTAGACACCTGCTGTCCTAAAACTCGTGACTAATCACAGCTTCACCCTGCAAATACTGCTTTTCTCCTTAGGTTAAAAGTCAAAGAGGATGGAATGCCTAGGAGGCCTCATGCTTACACAAAGAACTAGAGGCAaccatagaaaacagaaagcaggagAAGTGGCCCTCCCCAaggaagagcataccaattgTTTGTCCAATGCCAAACAGTCTGCCCTAAAAACACATACCAGAAACATCATATAGACTGGATTAAGAGTATATATGGGATGtaagtatacatgtatgcattcaaTAACATCTAGTGAAAAAAGGAGGCCATGATATACATAaacttgtatttttgagacaaagtttagCCCTGAATGTTCAGGAACTTATTCACTCATCtatagatctacctgcctccccagtgctgggatttaagtaATATGCCATTAGAATTGGCtcaaggccatgaatttgaagaacaAGGGGTATATTCTGGgattgggttaaaaaaaaagagagagagataaatattgtaattatactatagtctcaaaaataaacattttaaaaaaacctattaAATAACCCAAGGTTGGAAATAACATCTcctattaaattaataatttccCACACATTTGGGTTTCCTTATGATTTTTATCCCATTTGTTGCTATGACAATAAGGAGTGACAGATACTAAAAGCTgctcttcagttttgttttatttaaaacctttttcctttccttttattttatgtgtatgagtgtttgcctccatgtatatctaagcaccatatgtgtgcctggtgtccacagatgccagaagacaTGGATCCCctaagactggagttacagatggtagtaGATAGgtactgggaatgaaactcagatcctctgaaagaacaagtgctcttaacctcagccatccctccagcctatTTCTCAATTTGAAATGCCAGTACATTACATGAATTAATATCTAGGAACAAATTTACCTTCCTAGTGACAATAAAAATTATGAACAGGGTAACCAAATATCCAGTATACAAAGATAAAAGGGTTCCTAGAACATTGGACTTCCAGTTCAAACCTAACACAGTACCAGTATCAGGGCCAATTAGGACAGCTAGTCAGatatttctcctttaaataccctaaCAGGCCCAGCCACAGTAATTAACACTTGCATATAGACAGTGGGTAGGCCAACAGAATCCAGAACACTATCAAAAGCAATGCTAAATAAATAACAACCTTATCTCACCCCAAATCTATGCTGACTGGTATTTCATCCATTTGTTTATAAAAAAACACCACATGCCTGAAGTCAAGCATTTGTCAGTAGAACAACATTCCCCTAACTTCAATTCTACAGACAGCAAGAATGTTTCTACCAACCCTACACCAGATTATACTCTCAAAACCAATCACAAGTTCTCAGGTGACCAGcctataaatgtatttattatccAATTCCTAATTTTGACAGTGACAATACAAAGGAAGAGTGGTCGTCATGTATCTCCTCCTGCCAATTAGATACTCACACTCTCCATTCCTCTGGCCAATTCAAACAGAAGTGCCAAAGATTCGCCAGCAGCAATTCTCATGTTTACATCATCACAAGAAAGGAGGCTTGGAAGTTTATGGAAATGCCTAGAAAATAGTCATTACTTTATGAGTACAACCAGTTATGTTATCtaaatggtttttggttttttgtttaatttaaaaaaaaaaaaagaaacttaaggggTGTTAGAAAAGTGGCTCAGTGGCTTAATAGCACTTGcttctgttcttgcagaagactcaaatTTGGTGCCAACACACACAGGCAATTCACAActgcttttaactccagttccaggggatctgatagcctctgccagcctctgtaggcaccagcaCTCagatggtacacatacacacatgcaagcacacacacataaataatgatGAAACTAGGGTTAAAGAGAgataacagcactggctgctcttccagaggacccaggtacaaTTCCATGCATCTTCATGGTAATATTCAACCATCTCCAGTACTAGGGAATCCAaagccctcttttggcctctaggGAGAATGCActcatatggtgcacagacatacatgcagacagacacccatatacataaaataattaaagatatatatatgtatatataaaaatgcatACAGCTCCAGCTTTTTCTTCACTTCACTGATTGGGCATATGGTCAGTAATAATGTCCATGCGAGAAGCGAACTGATGTGAAGCACGGTATTAGGAGTGCTGCAAGTAACATTAGTGTCTTTTTCTTTAAGGTATGActtggtgaagatattttccaaGCATTCCAGAGTTGAATACAGctcctaaaagaaaaagaatatgaaataagACCAGGCCTatcttcaattaaaaataaaaacactaactGGAATTAATTCTGCTTACAGTGATGTCATCTGTGGCAATAAAACAGCAAACACCAAAGCAAGTTGCAcactacaaaataaaagaagacgTTAATGACCGTTAGTACCTTATTATACATGTGCttttaaaatcaatatgaaaTCTTCCCTGCACTTATTCCCACACATAGTACTAAGGAGattgggaaagaaagaacagtaaGTAGAGTAATGTCCAGACAAGGAGATTTTAGTCCAAGCTCTGACATCAAATATCAAGACAACTTTAGGAAAGTGACTGTTCCTCTTGGATCTTCCTCCTTTACTAACTCATGAAACTAGAAGGGATATTGCACACAGATCAGTTTCTAAGAAGCACAAAGCAGAAATCTAGTCAAGTTCAAGTGACTCTCAAATTCCCTCAAGTACCACCCAATTAGAGATCTGAAAGCATGCTCAAACCCTAAACATATTAAAGTAGGAACACCTCACAGACTAGACTTCAAAGTCCTACATTTATCCAAATATAGCTTTCCATGAGGACTTAACCCAACAAACACACCAGTGTCATTCAAGCTCCAGTTAGGATATTCCAAAACCATCCTAAGAAACCATTATCTAATATCTGTGTATGGTCTTTAATCCCAAAAGTAAACAAAGTATTCAAATGGAAGACTTTGGAGCACAAAAGAGAATTTGTCTTAAACTGTTTAAGACACGAGATTAAGGTACTAGAAAGATCTTACTACTTATAGCTTGGGTATTGTGTCTGGATAGAtctgtaaattttaatttcatacttACAGTCTGCCTAGCCTGAATACTAGCTGTTCcatcacaaattattttttttaggatTGGTCCAAGAGTCTTTAAAATCTCTTCACTTTCAAATCCAGGGCCCAACTGAATACAAAGAACAGACGCTAATGCTGCAGCTGCGCGCTGCTCATCACTCTTTCCTGGAAAAGCAGCAGAGAAGCAAGCACGgcagattttattttcagtagaCTTGTATCAAGTGAGTAATTTCCAAGGTAGTAATTTATAAGGTAGCATCTGTACTTCTGAAACCCATATTGTATTTTAGGCTTAAAATGCTCAAATGCTAGACAAAGATAAACCTCAGTCAATCATAGATCAAGACATACTAGCTTAATTACTCTGATGTTCTAAACagatttcctcatctataaacaGAGGCTGGTCTCCATCTTGAGGGATTATTTTATTGACTGCAAAAGCATGTGGTTCATGTCAACCTCTGCCTTCTAATTCCTTAAGAACTCACACTAACAGTGCGCTGGCCCAAGCATGACTTATCTAAGGGCATGTATAGAGTCCTTCTTCTGATCATTTGAACAAAATAAACCATCAAAGTAAAAGATCTGTCTACATAAGGATAAATGCAGACCATTTCtcaaagacacatacatactaGGTTTGAGCAAAtactgaaattaaataaaattttctttgagacagggtaatctcactatgtagctctgctgGGCTATAGTTTGCTAgacctcctgtctctctctgctagAATTAGAACTGTACACCACCACAGCTGGCCTGAATTTATTACCTAAAAActgtaaaatatatatagatatatattgaaattaaatttctaaaacCATCTCATCTTGCTTCCACTATGGAAGTGTCAATGtaattcatacatttaaaaaaaaaaaaaacctatctccAACACAACTGGCTCTGCTGTACTATAGCAGAGCTACACAAGATTAGACACCAGACTTTTCCTAGCTCTGTCCTTGTTCCACAGGAAAGTAGGAGCTACATTCATAACCCAACTTTTACCCTGAGGCAAAATGAGAAAAGGACATAAAGTTCATTGAATTTAAGCAAACATGTGCTTCCTACATCTTTGATAAGAGTTATTGTGTTAATAAAACGATGATAGAATGTAATTTTTATAGTATACTTAATTTGGCAAAATGAGGAAACTGTAGATGCAAATCTTAATTTTAGCAGTTTCTAAAACTGCAATGTTGAGAAACATTAACTATAACCCCTTTAATGGCGCTCTTTCatcttttgtgtgtgcatttgcatcaTGAGTAAAGACCAGACGACAGCTTCCCTTGTTCCTAAGGAGCCATCCAATTTAGTTCAACCGATTTACTGTTATTATGGGAAGGAGAGGGCCAGCACCAGAACACATAcctgaagtcagaagacaatctgGGAAGCTGATTCTCTCTTGAAACCATACTTTGAGGCATGGTGTCTCATTCCTGTTAATGACTTGCTCACATAAACTTCCAACCTGACTTCCTTCCCAGCAATGCTCAACGTAAATTTGAGCCACTGCAGCTAGTGTGTTATATGGGTGCCAGGAACAAATCTAGGTCACTAGACTATCTCAGTAATCAGTATAcctactgagccgtctccccaggCCTCTGCCTGGTCTTcctgagacaatgtctctcaccGCCCTGGAGCTTGCTTTGATTTATGAGGATTCTGAAGTCTCCAAACTTGTAAAGCAAGCACTTTGTCTCTGCAgcctttttctctttattcttagGAATGTCATCTTTTACAATATGAATTCCAGAATTTCTACTACATAGCTATAGAACTCAAATATGACAGATATCCTAAATATGGTATTATTTTAGAGTATAATTGTTGTTTTACGTGCAAGGGAAAAATGGACTGGATTCTTATGCTTTCCCATGTTTAGAAAGACATGTTTAGAAATATGATGCTTTCACCCCTTTCTTATGTAACCTGAGAATGGCAATAACCTCTTCTG is a window from the Mastomys coucha isolate ucsf_1 unplaced genomic scaffold, UCSF_Mcou_1 pScaffold6, whole genome shotgun sequence genome containing:
- the Ifrd1 gene encoding interferon-related developmental regulator 1, encoding MPKNKKRNAPHRGGGGGGGSGAATSAATAGGPHRTVQPFSDEDASIETMSHCSGYSDPSSFAEDGPEVLDEEGTQEDLEYKLKGLIDLTLDKSAKTRQAALEGVKNALSSKVLYEFVLERRMTLTDSIERCLKKGKSDEQRAAAALASVLCIQLGPGFESEEILKTLGPILKKIICDGTASIQARQTCATCFGVCCFIATDDITELYSTLECLENIFTKSYLKEKDTNVTCSTPNTVLHISSLLAWTLLLTICPISEVKKKLELHFHKLPSLLSCDDVNMRIAAGESLALLFELARGMESDFFYEDMDSLTQMLRALATDGNKHRAKVDKRKQRSVFRDVLRAVEERDFPTETVKFGPERMYIDSWVKKHTYDMFKEVLGSGMQYHLQTNEFLRNVFELGPPVMLDAATLKTMKISRFERHLYNSAAFKARTKARSKCRDKRADVGEFF